The following proteins come from a genomic window of Anopheles ziemanni chromosome 3, idAnoZiCoDA_A2_x.2, whole genome shotgun sequence:
- the LOC131284883 gene encoding uncharacterized protein LOC131284883: MSCQQASRTQEDPYAFTESAPLQANSLVYANHSSAVSNSSINNSTSTSGNALAANSNTTIVSSGASLLLATSVSNGNAAKDNVVVTTPSQQLRVGSSPTLKVRYNGVVATTPATAVAGVQRTSSAVAVTQPFTKPAVQIRQQQSPLQYTVAQSQQPMVTVGKQSKKVAPQQKSPMVTAVVASGPKVVSPLQQQPRVLQQQSTVLSTAGGSILKFIKIPPQQLGKGVSASGTLPQGSFIQVTTSGTDGARKLLATTGNTGMNTNSISVTNTATPAVITTANRNISGVPTVPSVSPTKIRLIQPQSQGKIYLQAPNNGSLSGTTHISNPISIAALRNSLVKQQQQQQVTQLQQQVVQVPPQSLGQQLKQQQIIQQSPSRSQLQGTQQALQLQQTQQSQLLLQQTKQKQALSNAIAFQNQQQFQTKQAPKPLLQASSTISLQSQQKQEGVVNSSTQGPTQHVRQVQSQKSALQINHSSQAVQIQQQKQSLLVQQQQQQQQQQTKQLSSPPQQQQASQRKQLQLPQTKGGRQGTQQTPPKPSGSLSSPGSSPIMTGVANGSLLVKVNSSPVVGAVNTTGVSKTATLLDNQALPSARRSSGQQSLLIGAATEKVLSQQQTLVTNSAAADSTLSRSPLSVMVSEAKKEIAASPADHVFGSINEQASRLEANVVNERNGGAKIKQQSGRKSVTKTTAKQPKAGKRTYNQRLVEERQGKPKCAPLPTSLVMSLGSVPGAAASGPEPESFQAAFAKMARPAAPETYRGGVECKPAFSSSSMPTPKSTKVKKESARKLFGADCNQQDGGEMKPVKLKFVAPKVPGAVAVPITRPKVREWHAPGAYMFDLKDPGDESDDDVYEERPNTLSFWYEESIAITAVPNSTTGWGMNPRQASGMRGGRNNKHTDSLHDVKFQIRMLTRDERLELKKAYLQRRVVQCRNGLRMRHISTAKRKLESMATLIKRLDKRRQQAMTQESEKPKCIHEGCGQSALVMTSHCYNHITENKDQRLFQRCTAKFADNSQCRQPVFDISHELVLCKEHAWKHDNHDKMSQEVRSQKKSPSVAAAVLAATTVTSGAPTSSTLIASRKKVKSAPPVVVVRPQKRPKKKKKLSPLQQQLQLHQQHYKQFVTVNQQQHAHCVPPNQTASVQGNVVVQSPANIVYQQQQQQQPLQQSNTMVLHQNVPLSNGVQHIPLMNADNSQSHGIIGSTVYHAQQDDTPMQLVDHTLQQQHSQEHEILKLDHHHQQLPDEQLMLNYMQEQQLQLQQQQHQHHHQQQQQKQQMLQQQQQQLQYNNGPHSMQPMLNTSTNQDLLTICENSSAYASSEDTGVGGLSESELMATQEVIEEIIPFEIGNLLNTNVLSQLAPDALNELLFASGDQEEHDTSTAFEGTTREVEDDIERALEHVKSLDDMAVESANFLGDFLENVDDEMLDGADICSTEQMLQSPNNGNDIRGLVHT; this comes from the exons ATGTCATGTCAGCAAGCATCCAGAACCCAGGAGGATCCGTACGCGTTCACGGAATCGGCACCATTGCAGGCAAACTCACTGGTGTACGCAAATCACTCGAGTGCCGTTAGCAATAGCAGTATCAATAatagcaccagcaccagcggaAATGCACTCGCCGCCAACTCCAATACGACCATCGTCTCATCCGGGGCCAGTTTGTTGCTCGCGACATCCGTCTCGAATGGCAATGCTGCGAAGGATAATGTTGTCGTGACCACCCCATCCCAGCAGCTACGGGTCGGGTCATCACCGACACTAAAAGTTCGCTACAATGGCGTAGTAGCGACTACGCCAGCAACAGCCGTGGCAGGTGTGCAGAGAACGTCCTCAGCTGTTGCGGTAACACAACCATTTACGAAACCAGCTGTGCAGATACGGCAACAGCAGTCTCCGCTCCAATACACCGTAGCTCAGTCCCAGCAACCGATGGTTACTGTCGGGAAGCAGTCTAAGAAGGTAGCCCCGCAGCAGAAATCACCGATGGTTACCGCGGTCGTAGCCAGTGGGCCCAAAGTGGTATCtccgctgcagcagcagccgcgAGTTTTACAGCAACAATCGACCGTCCTGTCGACGGCCGGTGGTTCCATACTGAAGTTCATCAAAATTCCTCCCCAACAGCTGGGCAAAGGCGTGTCTGCTAGTGGTACACTGCCCCAGGGAAGCTTCATTCAGGTGACCACAAGCGGTACCGACGGGGCAAGGAAATTACTGGCAACAACCGGTAACACTGGAATGAATACAAACTCGATTTCGGTGACAAATACCGCAACACCGGCTGTCATCACTACGGCTAATCGGAATATCTCGGGTGTTCCGACGGTTCCTTCAGTTTCACCGACAAAAATTCGGCTTATTCAACCACAGTCTCAGGGTAAAATTTATCTGCAAGCGCCAAACAACGGCAGCCTGTCAGGGACTACTCACATTTCGAATCCGATAAGTATAGCAGCACTGAGAAACTCGCTCgttaaacaacaacagcagcaacaggttACTCAGTTGCAACAGCAGGTCGTACAAGTTCCACCACAATCACTTGGGCAACAACTGAAGCAACAACAAATCATCCAGCAATCCCCATCGCGATCACAGCTTCAGGGAACGCAGCAGGCATTGCAACTGCAACAAACTCAACAATCTCAGCTGCTTCTTCagcaaacgaagcaaaaacaagCGCTGAGTAATGCCATCGCTTTTCAGAATCAGCAACAGTTTCAAACAAAGCAGGCTCCAAAGCCGTTGCTACAAGCGTCCTCGACTATATCCCTGCAATCGCAGCAAAAACAAGAAGGAGTCGTTAATTCATCGACCCAAGGCCCGACTCAGCACGTTAGGCAAGTTCAATCGCAAAAATCAGCTTTGCAAATAAATCACTCGTCGCAGGCAGTGCAAATACAGCAACAAAAACAGTCATTGctggtgcagcagcagcagcagcaacagcaacagcagacaAAACAACTGTCGTCTCCTCCACAGCAACAACAAGCATCGCAGCGAAAGCAACTACAGTTGCCACAAACGAAAGGAGGGCGCCAGGGAACGCAGCAAACACCGCCGAAACCTTCTGGATCTTTATCCTCGCCAGGTTCCTCTCCGATCATGACGGGCGTAGCGAATGGATCACTCCTTGTAAAGGTGAACAGTAGCCCGGTCGTTGGCGCCGTAAATACGACGGGGGTGAGCAAAACTGCAACTTTGCTCGACAATCAAGCACTACCGTCGGCACGACGCTCCTCCGGGCAGCAAAGTTTGCTGATCGGAGCAGCCACGGAGAAAGTGTTATCACAGCAACAGACGCTGGTGACAAAcagtgctgctgctgatagTACGCTGTCGCGCAGTCCATTGAGCGTGATGGTGTCCGAGGCGAAAAAGGAGATAGCTGCAAGCCCTGCCGACCATGTCTTCGGATCGATTAACGAACAAGCCAGTAGACTGGAGGCGAACGTCGTGAACGAACGGAACGGTGGTGCGAAGATAAAGCAACAGTCCGGTCGAAAGTCGGTTACCAAAACGACTGCAAAGCAGCCGAAAGCCGGCAAGCGTACGTACAATCAACGTTTGGTCGAAGAACGGCAGGGAAAACCAAAATGCGCTCCATTGCCCACTTCACTCGTGATGTCATTAGGCAGCGTTCCGGGCGCGGCAGCTAGTGGACCTGAACCCGAATCGTTTCAGGCTGCGTTTGCAAAAATGGCGCGTCCCGCGGCTCCCGAAACGTACCGTGGTGGGGTAGAATGCAAACCCgcgttctcctcctcctccatgcCCACCCCAAAGTCAACAAAAGTGAAGAAGGAAAGCGCTCGGAAACTGTTCGGTGCCGATTGCAATCAGCAGGACGGCGGTGAGATGAAACCAGTGAAGCTGAAGTTTGTCGCTCCTAAGGTTCCGGGTGCGGTCGCCGTGCCAATAACTCGTCCCAAGGTGAGGGAATGGCATGCACCAGGCGCGTACATGTTCGATCTGAAGGATCCGGGCGATGAGTCGGACGACGACGTGTACGAAGAGCGCCCCAACACGCTCTCCTTCTGGTACGAGGAATCGATAGCGATCACCGCCGTACCCAACAGTACGACAGGATGGGGAATGAATCCGCGGCAGGCGAGTGGTATGCGAGGTGGCAggaacaacaaacacacggaCAGTTTGCACGACGTCAAGTTCCAGATACGTATGTTGACGCGCGACGAACGGCTGGAGCTGAAAAAGGCCTACCTACAGCGGCGGGTGGTCCAGTGTCGCAATGGGCTGCGGATGCGACACATTTCAACCGCGAAGAGGAAGCTCGAATCTATGGCTACGCTGATCAAAAGGTTGGATAAGCGGCGACAGCAGGCGATGACCCAGGAAAg CGAAAAGCCGAAGTGCATCCACGAAGGCTGTGGTCAGTCTGCTCTCGTTATGACGTCGCACTGCTATAATCACATAACGGAAAACAAGGACCAGCGCCTGTTCCAGCGTTGTACTGCCAAGTTCGCAGACAACAGTCAGTGCAGGCAGCCGGTGTTCGACATCAGCCACGAGCTGGTGCTGTGTAAGGAACATGCTTGGAAGCACGACAATCACGACAAGATGTCACAGGAGGTGCGCTCGCAGAAGAAATCGCCTTCGGTGGCCGCGGCCGTTTTGGCAGCTACGACTGTGACATCGGGCGCTCCTACGAGCTCGACCCTGATTGCGTCTCGTAAGAAGGTAAAATCCGCTCCTCCAGTGGTTGTGGTGCGTCCTCAAAAGCGaccgaaaaagaagaagaagctgtCTCCACTACAACAGCAGTTGCAGCTGCACCAGCAGCACTACAAACAGTTTGTTACTGTCAACCAACAGCAGCATGCCCATTGTGTACCTCCAAACCAGACGGCTAGTGTACAGGGTAATGTGGTCGTTCAATCACCTGCCAACATCGTttaccagcaacagcagcagcaacagccgcta CAACAGAGCAACACGATGGTCCTGCACCAAAACGTCCCGCTCAGCAACGGAGTTCAGCACATTCCGCTGATGAATGCTGACAACAGCCAGTCACACGGTATCATCGGATCGACGGTATATCATGCCCAGCAAGACGACACTCCAATGCAGCTTGTCGATCATACGTTACAGCAACAGCACAGCCAAGAACACGAAATCCTCAAGCTagaccaccaccatcagcagctgCCCGATGAACAGCTGATGCTGAACTACATGCAAGAACAGCAACTACAgctccaacagcagcagcatcaacaccaccaccagcagcagcagcaaaagcagcaaatgcttcaacaacaacaacaacaactgcaATACAACAACGGGCCGCACTCGATGCAGCCCATGCTGAACACATCCACCAACCAGGATCTGCTGACGATCTGTGAGAACAGTTCCGCCTATGCAAGCTCCGAGGATACCGGCGTCGGAGGCTTATCGGAATCAGAACTGATGGCAACGCAAGAAGTGATAG AGGAGATTATACCGTTCGAAATCGGTAACCTGCTCAACACCAATGTGCTCAGTCAGCTGGCACCGGACGCATTGAACGAGCTGCTGTTTGCTAGCGGCG ACC